From Caldicellulosiruptor hydrothermalis 108, a single genomic window includes:
- a CDS encoding glycoside hydrolase family 130 protein translates to MIKLERLSTKPVLEPKREDDWQRSAVFNAAAIYYRGLIHILYRATDLPPHEKYGAYISRIGYAVSTDGINFFRFDKPVMEAVCEQERRGIEDPRIVRIGDTFYMTYTGFGNRFEGDYRIMIAKSRNLITWERIGIALDEPNKDAALFPNKIDGRYVMFHRRYPNMWLAFSEDLKNWTDHVEVVKVRPNTWESSRIGVAGPPIEHRYGYIVIYHAADHLNVYRLGILLLDKKDPTKVLSRQDEPILEPELDWEINGYIPNVVFSCGHVQLEDDLLVYYGGADTVIGVARLNLKEIKFE, encoded by the coding sequence ATGATAAAACTTGAAAGACTTTCTACTAAACCTGTATTGGAACCCAAAAGAGAGGATGACTGGCAACGCTCTGCTGTTTTTAATGCTGCTGCAATATATTACAGAGGGCTAATCCATATATTGTATAGAGCAACAGACCTTCCACCACACGAAAAATATGGAGCATATATTTCCCGAATTGGGTATGCCGTATCAACTGATGGAATAAACTTTTTCAGATTTGACAAGCCTGTAATGGAAGCTGTGTGCGAACAAGAAAGAAGAGGGATTGAGGACCCAAGAATCGTAAGAATAGGCGACACTTTTTATATGACTTACACAGGTTTTGGTAACAGATTTGAAGGAGATTACAGAATAATGATTGCAAAATCAAGAAATCTTATCACATGGGAAAGAATTGGTATTGCACTTGATGAACCTAACAAAGATGCCGCGTTGTTTCCAAATAAGATAGATGGCAGATATGTGATGTTCCATCGCAGATACCCAAACATGTGGTTGGCTTTCTCTGAAGACTTAAAAAACTGGACAGATCACGTAGAGGTTGTGAAAGTAAGACCAAATACGTGGGAAAGTAGTCGCATAGGGGTTGCTGGTCCTCCTATTGAACACAGATATGGCTATATTGTTATTTATCATGCTGCTGATCATTTGAATGTCTATCGTTTGGGGATTTTACTTTTGGATAAAAAAGATCCCACAAAAGTTTTATCACGTCAAGATGAACCAATTCTTGAACCGGAGCTTGATTGGGAGATAAATGGTTACATTCCCAACGTTGTTTTTAGTTGTGGCCATGTTCAACTGGAAGATGATCTATTGGTTTATTATGGAGGAGCTGATACTGTTATTGGTGTTGCAAGATTAAACTTGAAAGAGATAAAATTTGAGTAG
- a CDS encoding glycoside hydrolase family 130 protein, whose protein sequence is MFKLKRLSQKPILEPISTNAWESKAVFNPGVIYHNGYVHLFYRACNNTFEALSFPQPQQDYKFVSSIGYAKSKDGINFERMPLPLLQGQGEQEAWGMEDPRITYLDGKFYMVYTAFGGRSWNDIRISLITSPDLLNWTNERKVLLDEPNKDGALHPEKVKGRYMLYHRRPPSIWVAFSDDLVHWQDHKIIMIPREGKWDSYKIGIAGPPILIEDGWLLIYHGVDEKKTYRLGAALLDREDPTKVLARQEEPILEPELEWERKGLVPNVVFSCGQCIIDGMLLVYYGACDTCIGVAGIEIEKIKF, encoded by the coding sequence TTGTTTAAGTTAAAAAGACTATCGCAAAAGCCAATATTAGAACCAATTTCAACAAATGCTTGGGAATCAAAGGCTGTTTTCAATCCAGGTGTAATTTACCATAATGGATATGTTCATTTATTTTACAGAGCATGTAACAACACTTTTGAAGCTCTTTCGTTTCCTCAACCTCAACAGGATTATAAATTTGTCTCTTCGATAGGATATGCAAAAAGTAAAGATGGGATTAATTTTGAAAGGATGCCACTGCCTTTACTTCAAGGACAAGGAGAACAAGAAGCTTGGGGGATGGAAGACCCACGTATAACTTATCTTGATGGCAAGTTTTATATGGTTTATACGGCTTTTGGCGGAAGGAGTTGGAATGATATTAGAATTTCTCTAATTACATCACCAGATCTTCTCAATTGGACAAATGAAAGAAAAGTTCTTCTTGATGAGCCTAATAAAGATGGTGCTTTGCATCCAGAAAAAGTAAAAGGAAGATATATGCTCTATCATAGACGTCCTCCTTCTATCTGGGTGGCTTTTTCAGATGACCTTGTACATTGGCAAGATCACAAGATCATCATGATACCTCGAGAGGGCAAATGGGACAGTTACAAAATAGGCATAGCAGGTCCACCCATTTTAATAGAAGATGGATGGTTATTGATTTATCATGGAGTTGATGAGAAAAAAACATATAGGTTAGGGGCAGCTCTTTTGGATAGGGAAGATCCTACTAAAGTTTTGGCGCGTCAAGAAGAACCTATTTTGGAACCTGAACTTGAATGGGAGAGAAAAGGTCTTGTACCGAATGTGGTGTTCAGTTGTGGACAGTGTATAATTGATGGGATGTTGCTTGTTTATTATGGAGCATGTGATACATGCATAGGAGTTGCTGGAATTGAAATAGAAAAGATAAAGTTTTAG
- the tgt gene encoding tRNA guanosine(34) transglycosylase Tgt, which yields MAIKFELIKKSKKSNARRGRLYTPHGVIETPVFMPVGTQATVKAIMHRDLYEMGTQIILANTYHLYLRPGIDVIKEAGGLHKFMNWQKPILTDSGGFQVFSLSKLRTITEDGVEFRSHIDGSRHFFTPEKVIEIQNILGSDIIMAFDECVPYPCDHEYAKWALERTARWLKRCKAHHKNTENQALFGIVQGSTYKDLRIESAKRTVEEDLPGYAIGGLSVGEPKELMYEMIEVLHPILPEDRPRYLMGVGTPDCLYESVIRGVDMFDCVFATRTARNGTVFTKEGRMIIKNAQYAKDFRPIEEDCDCYTCQNFTRAYLRHLIKAEEILGAILLSIHNVRFLLRFMEKLRKDIEEDRI from the coding sequence GTGGCAATAAAGTTTGAACTAATCAAAAAGAGCAAGAAATCAAATGCAAGACGAGGAAGGCTCTATACACCCCACGGAGTGATTGAAACACCCGTTTTCATGCCAGTTGGCACTCAAGCAACAGTCAAGGCTATAATGCACAGAGACCTATACGAGATGGGTACACAGATAATCTTGGCAAACACATATCATCTTTATTTAAGACCAGGGATAGATGTTATAAAAGAAGCAGGTGGGCTTCACAAGTTCATGAACTGGCAAAAACCAATTTTAACCGACAGTGGCGGGTTTCAGGTGTTTTCACTCAGCAAGCTAAGAACTATAACAGAAGATGGGGTTGAGTTTAGATCACACATAGATGGTTCTCGGCACTTTTTCACACCTGAAAAGGTGATTGAGATTCAGAATATCCTTGGTTCAGATATAATAATGGCATTTGATGAGTGTGTACCATACCCTTGTGACCATGAGTATGCAAAGTGGGCTTTAGAGAGAACAGCAAGATGGCTCAAAAGATGCAAAGCTCATCACAAAAACACAGAAAATCAGGCACTGTTTGGGATAGTACAAGGCTCAACTTACAAGGACTTGAGAATAGAGAGTGCAAAGCGCACAGTTGAAGAAGACCTTCCCGGCTATGCGATAGGCGGGCTTTCTGTCGGCGAGCCAAAAGAGCTCATGTATGAGATGATAGAGGTACTTCACCCAATTTTGCCAGAGGACAGGCCACGATACCTCATGGGTGTTGGAACACCAGACTGCTTGTATGAATCTGTCATTCGCGGTGTTGACATGTTTGACTGCGTGTTTGCAACCCGCACTGCAAGAAACGGCACAGTTTTCACAAAAGAAGGACGAATGATTATCAAAAACGCTCAGTATGCAAAGGACTTTAGACCCATAGAAGAAGACTGTGACTGTTACACTTGCCAGAACTTCACAAGAGCGTATTTGAGACACCTGATTAAGGCTGAGGAGATCCTTGGGGCAATCCTTCTTTCCATCCACAACGTCAGGTTTTTACTAAGGTTCATGGAGAAGCTGAGAAAGGATATTGAAGAGGATAGGATATAA
- the thiD gene encoding bifunctional hydroxymethylpyrimidine kinase/phosphomethylpyrimidine kinase produces the protein MKKVLIIAGFDPSGGAGVLLDAKVVRALNGYATSVVTSLTVQDTQRVYDLKPIDPHFFEYQLQKVVEDIKPDSVKIGLLGSSEIAVVVLRNLKRYNLKNIVCDPVLRSTSGFEFCKSEFIEFLKYEFFKACDVITPNKNEAEVIFDVEIKNFDEDVLSSIQERMKKMGIRSCILKGGHLDGELAEDVLITKSGIFRVYAKKQGFTDDIHGTGCAFSTAFATFLAKGYNMYDALKSTKEYVSNLIYKSIKIGNGKLILNP, from the coding sequence ATGAAAAAAGTACTTATAATTGCCGGGTTTGACCCGTCAGGTGGTGCAGGTGTTTTGCTTGACGCAAAAGTTGTGAGGGCGCTGAATGGTTATGCAACATCTGTAGTAACATCTTTGACAGTCCAGGATACTCAAAGGGTCTATGACTTAAAACCCATAGACCCTCATTTTTTTGAGTATCAGCTTCAAAAAGTGGTTGAAGATATAAAGCCAGACAGTGTCAAGATTGGACTTTTAGGAAGTTCTGAGATAGCAGTTGTTGTACTGAGAAACTTAAAAAGGTACAATCTTAAGAACATTGTGTGTGACCCGGTTTTGAGATCTACAAGCGGTTTTGAGTTTTGTAAAAGTGAGTTTATAGAATTTTTAAAATATGAGTTTTTCAAAGCTTGTGATGTAATAACACCCAACAAAAACGAGGCAGAAGTCATTTTTGATGTGGAAATTAAAAATTTTGATGAAGATGTTCTAAGCAGTATTCAAGAAAGAATGAAGAAGATGGGTATAAGATCATGTATCCTAAAAGGTGGTCATCTTGATGGCGAGCTTGCAGAGGATGTTTTGATAACTAAAAGTGGAATTTTTAGAGTATATGCAAAAAAACAAGGCTTTACAGATGACATTCACGGGACTGGCTGTGCATTTTCGACTGCATTTGCCACTTTCCTTGCAAAGGGATATAATATGTATGATGCGTTGAAAAGTACCAAAGAGTATGTTTCAAACCTAATATATAAGTCTATAAAAATCGGAAATGGGAAGCTCATTTTAAATCCATAA
- the thiC gene encoding phosphomethylpyrimidine synthase ThiC: protein MKTQMTYAKEGIFTREMELAIQNEEIDKEEFLQKVAEGKIVIPANRNRKRDKYFPIGDGTYVKINVNIGVSEACPNFDIEVQKLELAKKFNVESVMDLSSGLDASNFRRYILQNYDFIVGTVPVYQVASRHDDITKVDSKEFIEEIERQAEEGVDFFTIHAGITRRTLERFEKNERLLKIVSRGGALLYKWMMANGKENPLYEHFDEILKICKKHDVTISLGDSLRPGAVADATDALQIEELINLGELTKMAWKEDVQVIIEGPGHMRANEIAANMVIQKRLCHGAPFYVLGPLTTDIAAGYDHISGAMGALIAALNGADFLCYVTPAEHLRLPSLDDVKEGIVAFKIAAHSANIAKGFKKPLEKDIEMSVARRDLDWEKMISLSVDPEKAREYRSSFSSDTCSMCGRLCAVKNSRDEAIL from the coding sequence ATGAAAACCCAGATGACATATGCAAAAGAAGGAATATTTACACGCGAGATGGAACTTGCAATCCAAAATGAAGAGATAGATAAAGAAGAATTCTTGCAAAAGGTTGCAGAGGGCAAGATTGTCATACCTGCAAACAGAAACAGAAAAAGAGACAAATACTTTCCAATTGGAGATGGAACATATGTAAAAATCAATGTAAATATTGGCGTGTCTGAAGCATGTCCGAATTTTGATATAGAGGTTCAAAAGCTTGAACTTGCTAAAAAATTTAATGTTGAATCTGTGATGGATTTGTCAAGCGGGCTTGATGCTTCAAACTTCAGAAGATACATTCTTCAAAACTATGACTTTATAGTAGGAACAGTTCCAGTTTACCAGGTTGCTTCAAGGCATGACGACATTACAAAGGTTGACAGCAAAGAGTTTATAGAAGAGATTGAAAGACAGGCAGAAGAAGGAGTTGACTTTTTCACAATACATGCAGGAATTACAAGAAGGACTTTGGAGAGGTTTGAAAAAAATGAGCGTCTGCTCAAGATTGTCTCAAGAGGCGGAGCACTTCTTTATAAATGGATGATGGCAAACGGAAAAGAGAATCCTTTGTATGAGCATTTTGATGAGATTTTGAAGATATGCAAAAAACATGATGTTACAATCAGCCTTGGCGATAGCCTAAGACCAGGTGCGGTGGCTGATGCAACAGACGCGCTGCAGATAGAAGAGCTTATAAACCTTGGCGAGCTTACAAAAATGGCTTGGAAAGAGGATGTTCAGGTGATAATAGAAGGGCCAGGGCACATGAGAGCAAATGAGATTGCAGCAAACATGGTAATTCAAAAAAGGCTTTGCCACGGCGCACCGTTTTATGTTTTAGGACCTCTTACAACAGACATTGCAGCTGGGTACGACCATATATCAGGTGCGATGGGGGCACTCATTGCAGCTTTAAATGGAGCAGATTTTCTGTGCTATGTTACACCTGCTGAACATTTGAGACTTCCATCTTTAGATGATGTCAAAGAAGGGATTGTTGCGTTCAAAATTGCAGCGCACAGTGCAAATATAGCAAAAGGTTTTAAAAAGCCACTTGAAAAGGATATTGAGATGTCAGTAGCAAGAAGAGACCTTGATTGGGAAAAGATGATAAGCCTTTCGGTTGACCCTGAGAAGGCAAGAGAATACAGAAGTAGTTTCTCTTCTGATACATGTTCAATGTGTGGAAGACTGTGTGCTGTGAAAAATTCAAGAGATGAAGCTATTTTGTAA
- the thiE gene encoding thiamine phosphate synthase, producing the protein MSLNKEEKLQLFKNYNIYGLTAEKFSNGRSNIEVVKAMLDGGIRIIQYREKYKSLNEKYEECLQIRKLTKQYSALLIVNDHVDLCQMVGADGVHLGQEDYPVKEVRKILGEDFIIGVTTHTKEQVEKAVEDGADYIGLGPVFQSFTKDKPHPPIGLEMVSWAATYCKIPFVVIGGIKEHNLKDVLEAGAKCVSLVTEIVGSDDISQKIKRLWDIIKEFERS; encoded by the coding sequence GTGAGCTTGAATAAAGAAGAGAAGCTGCAGCTTTTTAAAAACTACAACATCTATGGCCTTACTGCTGAAAAGTTTTCAAATGGAAGGTCGAATATAGAGGTTGTAAAAGCAATGCTTGATGGTGGAATCAGAATAATCCAGTACAGGGAAAAGTACAAAAGCCTGAATGAAAAATATGAAGAGTGTCTGCAAATCAGAAAACTTACCAAGCAGTATAGTGCGCTTTTGATAGTCAACGACCATGTGGACCTGTGCCAGATGGTTGGGGCAGACGGTGTTCACTTGGGGCAGGAAGACTATCCAGTAAAAGAGGTAAGAAAAATCTTAGGAGAAGACTTTATAATCGGTGTTACAACCCATACAAAAGAACAAGTTGAAAAAGCAGTTGAAGATGGAGCTGACTATATTGGTTTGGGTCCTGTGTTTCAGAGCTTTACAAAGGACAAGCCACATCCGCCGATTGGCCTTGAGATGGTCAGCTGGGCAGCTACGTACTGCAAGATACCTTTTGTTGTAATAGGTGGAATAAAAGAGCACAATCTAAAAGATGTGCTTGAGGCGGGTGCAAAGTGCGTCAGCCTTGTGACAGAAATTGTAGGTAGTGATGACATTTCACAAAAAATAAAAAGGCTTTGGGATATTATAAAAGAGTTTGAAAGGAGCTGA
- the thiF gene encoding sulfur carrier protein ThiS adenylyltransferase ThiF produces the protein MSLFDLMLKNYFDEKMLEKLSKVKILVIGCGGLGSNIAVMLVRSGVKNLTIVDFDKVDISNLNRQNYFFYQTGQEKVSALKDILEKINPYVAIKAISMKIDESNIDDLILQHDIIVEAVDNEQTKMLIFKKAYDHGKKVVLASGVAGFGDCENIKIKRGKNFSVVGDFVTSINEKKPLAPKVMAVAAMQADEVLRMVSELE, from the coding sequence ATGAGCTTATTTGACCTTATGCTGAAAAACTACTTTGATGAAAAGATGCTTGAAAAACTCTCAAAAGTAAAGATTCTTGTCATTGGCTGTGGCGGGCTTGGTTCTAACATTGCAGTGATGCTTGTAAGAAGTGGCGTTAAAAACCTTACAATTGTTGACTTTGACAAGGTAGATATTTCAAATCTCAACAGGCAAAACTATTTCTTCTATCAGACAGGGCAGGAAAAAGTGTCAGCGCTCAAAGACATTCTTGAGAAGATAAATCCATATGTAGCTATAAAAGCTATAAGTATGAAGATTGATGAGTCAAATATAGATGATTTGATTTTACAGCATGACATAATTGTTGAGGCGGTTGACAATGAGCAGACAAAAATGCTCATCTTCAAAAAAGCATATGATCATGGCAAGAAAGTTGTTTTAGCCTCAGGCGTTGCAGGGTTTGGCGATTGTGAAAATATCAAAATAAAGCGTGGCAAGAACTTTTCAGTTGTGGGCGATTTTGTGACATCAATAAATGAGAAAAAGCCTCTTGCACCAAAGGTAATGGCAGTTGCCGCAATGCAGGCAGATGAGGTTTTGAGGATGGTGAGTGAGCTTGAATAA